The Anaerotignum faecicola genome has a window encoding:
- a CDS encoding CarD family transcriptional regulator codes for KTLYLKKQKRLAEGRKNTARDELYLKLAEDFLYGEFAAALDVEKDEVEDLIGRRVREMEMCL; via the coding sequence CAAGACCCTGTATCTGAAGAAGCAGAAACGTCTGGCGGAGGGCCGGAAGAACACGGCGCGCGACGAACTGTATCTCAAGCTGGCAGAGGACTTTTTATACGGAGAATTTGCAGCTGCACTGGATGTGGAAAAGGATGAGGTGGAAGACCTGATCGGCCGGAGAGTGAGGGAAATGGAGATGTGTCTGTGA